Part of the Deinococcus apachensis DSM 19763 genome, CAGGCGTTGTTGGTGGACAGGGCGTACGTCTCGCCCCGGGTCAGGGTGCCGACCGCTTGGCCGTCACGGTACAGCGTGAGGGTCGTGCTGCCCGTGTTCAGGGTGACCACCGCCGCGTAGTGCGTCCACCGGGTCGTCGAGATGGGCTGGGAATCGGTGACCCTCAGGTCGCCCACGCTGGAACCCGCGTTCGTGCCCGCCAGGGCGAAGCTGACCCGCCCGCTGGTGCCAGCGTGCCCGTTCACCGAGCCGAGGTACGCGGCGGCGGCCCCGCCCCGCTGCCCCACCAGCCAACTGTCCTGGCCCACGTGGTCGGCGTCGGGCTTGATCCAGAAGCTCACCGTCAGGGGCGCGCGCACGTTCAGGCTTGACGAGGTCGTCATGCCTCCGGACGCGCTGCCCCCGCAGCCAGCGGGGCCAGGCCCGTTGAACAGGGTCGCTTGCCCAGTCACGCCCCAGCGGTCCGTCACGCCCGCGTAGCAGCCGTTTCCGGCCAAGTTGCCCCCGAGGTTGCTCGGGCCAAGGTCGCGTGCCGAGTTGTCGAGGACGTAGTGGGCTTTCAATTCGGTGCCGAAGTGGGTCACGTCGGCGCCGCGGGACAGCGCCTCGCTCGTCAGCCCGGCCGCGTCGGTGGCGCGCACGCGGACAGTGTAGTGGCCGCTGGCCGCGTAGTCGTGGGAGACGCCGAAGGTGCCCGCGCCCGCCGCCACGGTGCTCGGGGCGCTGCCGTCACCCCAGTCGACGAGGACCGACTTCAGGTTGCCGTTGGCGTCGCTCGCGGTGCCGCTCACGCTCAGGCGCTCGGGGGTACCCACCGTGCCCGCCACCAGGGTCAGGCCCGTGACCACCGGGGCCACGTTGGATGTGACCGTCGGGTCGAGCGGCTTGGGATCCGTCTTGTCGCCGTCGCCGTCCCGGTCGGTGTCCGGGTTCTGGGGATCGGTGCCCGCGGTCTTCTCCTGGGCGTCGGCCAGCCCGTCGCCGTCGGTGTCCTTCACCGCTGGGTTGGCGTACACGCGGCGGGGGTAGCCCTTCACCGTCCCGGCGGTCACCACGTCCCAGCCTACCTTGGCCTCCTGGAAATCGGTGAGCCCGTCGCCGTCGGTGTCGGCCTTCGCGTCGTCGGTGCCGTACAGGTACTCGTCACTCGACAGCAGCCCGTCTTGGTCACGGTCTTGCAGGCGCACGAGGCGGATCTCGCTGTTCTGGGTGAGCACGATGTCGCCGAAGCCCGTGCCCGGGGCGATGTTCAGGTTGCTGGACCCGATGGCCGCCCACAACGAGTGGTCGGCCGCCCCGCTCGTCACGTCGCCCGTGAAGGCCGGGCCGTTGTCGCGCAGGGTCTTGAGCACCGGCACGCCTCCAGTCCCGGTGGAGGTGGTGTAGGGCAGCTTCAGGATGTCCCCCAGCACCTTGGAGAGCCGCACGCCCGCAATCTGGCCTCCCGCGCGCTGCACATTGGTGGCGACCCGCTGGCGCACGATGTCGCCGTTCCCATAGTCGATCACTACCAGGGCGGTCTGGGCATTCGTGGTTTCCCTGAGGAATTCGAAGTTGCGCCCCGCCTCGTCCAGCAGGTTGTAGGAACTGAATTCGAACAGCAGGTCCTGGGGCCGCCCCATCAGGGCGAGCGCCTCGTCGGACGTCAGGTCCAGCGACGCCCCCAGGGTCCCGGTGGCCTGGCCGCTGCTCAGCGCCACGCCGCCCCCCACGCTGGCCCCCGTCATCGTGCCCAGCACCACGTAGCGGCCCGGATTGGCCGGGTCGCGCCGCAGGGCGGTGACCTGGAGGTCGGTCAGGTTAAAGGACACGTCGCCCGCGTTCCTCACCTGGAAGCCCACCGTCAACTTGCCGCCCGACAGGGTGGTGCTGGCCCCGCTGCTCTCCGAGAGGGCGTCCTCCGCGGTCTTCTGGGCGCTGCTCACCGACCCAGTGGTGTAGGCGGCGGTCTTCTCGTAGCCGTAGCCAGCGGTGGCCGTGACGGAGGCGCTGACCTTGGCGTTGAAGCCGTCGGTGCCGCCGCTCACCTCCGCTCCCACGGTCGCGCTCAGCTCGGCGCTCACCCGCTGGGTCTGGGTGTCGGTGGCGCTGCGGCTGTCCTGGGTGCCCAGCGCCAGGGACGCGGTGTGCGTGACGTTCTTGGAGCTGTCCTGGGTGTTCACGACGTTCAGGCTGATGCTGGGCGCGGTGGCGACCGACAGTTCCAGGCGCGGCGTGTTGGCGATCAGGGGGTGGTACGCGCCGCCACGGTCGATGATCTCGGTGTAGTCGCTGTACTTGTCCCCGTCGGTGTCGCTCAGGGTGGGCGAGGTGCCGTAGGTGTTCACCTCCTGCCCGTCGAACAACGCCGGGTTCCCCTGCGCGTCCCCGTCCGAGTCACGGTCGTTCGGCTTGCTGGCCCAGACGTTGACCTCGTCCTTGTCGCTCAGCCCGTCGTCGTCGGTGTCCGCCTTGGTGGGATCGGTGAACAGCGCCCGCTCCTGGCCGTCGCTCAGCCCGTCGTTGTCAGTGTCCGTCCTCACCGGGTCGCTCGTGACGTGATAGGTCTTCTTCTCGACCCCCGCCTCCTTGATCGTCACGTCGTAGCCCGCCACCTCGGCGGCATCGGAGATACCGTCCCCGTCGGTGTCCGCACCGACCGCGCTCGGGACAGCCTGGACCTCGGGCGCGTAGTCGCTCTCGCCAGCAGCGGTCTTGACCTTGAGGCGGTACACATAGGTCGTGCCAGCCGTCAGGCCCTTGTCCTCGTGGCCCGTCGCCGTCCCGGCCGGGGTGGCGACCGCCGCGAAGGCTCCGCTCCCCGTCTTGCGTTCCAGCACGTACCCCGCAGCCCCCGTCACCGCGTCCCAACCGAGCGTGACGCTCGACGCGCTGCTCGCAGTGACCCTGAAATGGGTGGGCGCGGCCACGGCGCCGGGTTGG contains:
- a CDS encoding LamG-like jellyroll fold domain-containing protein; the encoded protein is MNRHLRSALLTTHLRLPVLASPAGLTLAALGVGGLTGCGSPAASTPAPTPAPTPQPGAVAAPTHFRVTASSASSVTLGWDAVTGAAGYVLERKTGSGAFAAVATPAGTATGHEDKGLTAGTTYVYRLKVKTAAGESDYAPEVQAVPSAVGADTDGDGISDAAEVAGYDVTIKEAGVEKKTYHVTSDPVRTDTDNDGLSDGQERALFTDPTKADTDDDGLSDKDEVNVWASKPNDRDSDGDAQGNPALFDGQEVNTYGTSPTLSDTDGDKYSDYTEIIDRGGAYHPLIANTPRLELSVATAPSISLNVVNTQDSSKNVTHTASLALGTQDSRSATDTQTQRVSAELSATVGAEVSGGTDGFNAKVSASVTATAGYGYEKTAAYTTGSVSSAQKTAEDALSESSGASTTLSGGKLTVGFQVRNAGDVSFNLTDLQVTALRRDPANPGRYVVLGTMTGASVGGGVALSSGQATGTLGASLDLTSDEALALMGRPQDLLFEFSSYNLLDEAGRNFEFLRETTNAQTALVVIDYGNGDIVRQRVATNVQRAGGQIAGVRLSKVLGDILKLPYTTSTGTGGVPVLKTLRDNGPAFTGDVTSGAADHSLWAAIGSSNLNIAPGTGFGDIVLTQNSEIRLVRLQDRDQDGLLSSDEYLYGTDDAKADTDGDGLTDFQEAKVGWDVVTAGTVKGYPRRVYANPAVKDTDGDGLADAQEKTAGTDPQNPDTDRDGDGDKTDPKPLDPTVTSNVAPVVTGLTLVAGTVGTPERLSVSGTASDANGNLKSVLVDWGDGSAPSTVAAGAGTFGVSHDYAASGHYTVRVRATDAAGLTSEALSRGADVTHFGTELKAHYVLDNSARDLGPSNLGGNLAGNGCYAGVTDRWGVTGQATLFNGPGPAGCGGSASGGMTTSSSLNVRAPLTVSFWIKPDADHVGQDSWLVGQRGGAAAAYLGSVNGHAGTSGRVSFALAGTNAGSSVGDLRVTDSQPISTTRWTHYAAVVTLNTGSTTLTLYRDGQAVGTLTRGETYALSTNNAWTVADAQGGSNNNAGSSPYYGAFDDLRFYSRALAPYEIDALSRLDRFPKP